The sequence below is a genomic window from Mycobacteroides abscessus ATCC 19977.
GGAAGCTCCAGCTGTACAGCGCGGCGGCCTCGCCGCTGTTCTGGATGGGCAACAGACCCTCGGGCTGGTGGTAGGTGAAGTACGCGACCGCCATCGCGCCGGATGCCACAAAGGCGGCCAATCTGGTGCCGATGCCGAGGGCGATCGCCGCGCCACCAACGAACTCGATGATTCCGGCCCACCACGGCAGCGTGCCGACAGGCTGCAGATACGAGGCGAGGGGCCAGCCGAACAGGTGCGAGGTGCCGTGCAAGAAGAACAGGAATCCGGTCACGACCCGGAACGCCGACAAGGTGATCGGCGTCAGCGCGGTGAGCTTGTTTTCGATATCAGCGGGAGCCATGTGTCTAACAATAGGACCATGGTCCGCTTTATTCCTGTCTACCCTTCGGTGACCGCCTTCACCAGGGTCTCGGCGGCCAGTAGTCCCAGGTTGTTCGATGCCAGCGGGCTGTCGCCGGTGAGTAGCTTGCGATCGGCGTGGGTTTGCCCAGTGATACCGGTGTTGAGGATCGTGACGCCCTGCTTGCGTAGGTTCTCACCGACCAGCCACGGCATTTTTCCTGGGATGTAACCGATTTCGATGTTCACACCGGTATCCAGCGCATCGGGGAACACGCACAGGCTGTATCCGCGGAAGGGGGATTCGTCCCGGTCCAGGCCGGCGGCGAGCAGTGCGCCGGGACCGTGACAGAGGGTGATGACGTACTTGTCATATTCGAGCGCCCAGTCCAGCACGGTCCGGACTTCCTCGCTATCGGGGATGCCCAGCAGTACGCCATGGCCCCCGGGGATGAAGACCGCCAGGTAGTCCGAATCGGGCCCCAGGGCGTCGGCGATGATATGTGAAAGCTTCTGTGGCTTCTTGAGTTTGGCGGAGAGCTCGGCATACGTGTCCAGCACCGCCTGGTCCTCGCGTGGCATGGCCCACAGCTCGAGCTTGGCCGGATTGCCCGAGACCGTCGCCACATCGATCCCGAAACCCGCGGCCTTCAGATGGTGCAACGGCAGCAGCATCTCCACCGGATGGTTTCCGGTCGAGAACATGGTGTCGTTCTGCATGAGCATGTAGCGCTCTTCGGTGGCGATCATGAGGATCTTCCAGCGGCCACCGGTGTAGGCATTCTCGTACTGAACACCGGTGAAGTCGGTTTTGGACGGCACGTACTGGCTCAGCGAGTACGGGGAGGGGAAGTAGGCATTGTCCTCGGCCGGGTCTGGGACGGGGGTTCTACTCAGTTCGTCGGCTGCGTCAGGCATGAGATTCCACGCTCCTTGAAAAGTTAGACGGGACGTCTACTTTCAACCTACGCCGACCCGCGGTATTCCGTGCCGTGAGTCAGAAAATGACAAGGCCCCCGGGAGGCTTTCCCGGGGGCCTTGTCCTAGAGCCGATTTACACGTCGTAGTAAAGCGCGAACTCGTACGGGTGAGGCCGGATGTTGACCGGCTCGATCTCGTTCTCGCGCTTGTACGAGATCCAGGTCTCGATCAAGTCGGAAGTGAAAACGCCACCCTCGGTGAGGTATTCGTGATCCTTCTCGAGGTTGTCGATCACCGTGGCGAGGCTGGTCGGGGCCTGCGGAATACCGGCGGCCTCCTCGGGAGGCAGCTCGTACAGGTCCTTGTCGACCGGGGCCAGCGGCTCGATCTTGTTCTTGATGCCGTCGATGCCTGCCATCAGCATGGCCGCGAACGCCAGGTACGGGTTACCCGAGCTGTCCGGGCAACGGAACTCGAGACGCTTGGCCTTCGGGTTATTGCCGGTGATCGGGATGCGCACGCACGCGGAGCGGTTGCGCTGGCTGTACACCAGGTTGATCGGGGCCTCGTAGCCCGGCACCAGACGCTTGTAGGAGTTCACCGTCGGGTTGGTGAACGCCAGCAGCGACGGGGCGTGGTGCAGGATGCCGCCGATGTAGTGGCGGGCCAGGTCCGACAGCCCGGCGTAACCGGCCTCATCGTGGAACAGGGGCTTGCCGTCCTTCCACAGCGACTGGTGCGCGTGCATGCCGGAGCCGTTGTCACCGAACAGCGGCTTGGGCATGAAGGTGACAGTCTTGCCGTTGGCCCAGGCGGTGTTCTTGATGATGTATTTGAACAGCAGCACGTCGTCGGCCGCGGCCAGCAGCGTGTCGAACTTGTAGTTGATCTCGGCCTGGCCGGCGGTGCCCACCTCGTGGTGGCCGCGCTCCAGGGTGAACCCGGCGTTGATCAGGTTGGTCGACATCTCGTCGCGCAGGTCGACGTAGTGGTCGTAGGGGGCCACCGGGAAGTAGCCGCCCTTGGGGCGGACCTTGTAGCCGCGGTTCGGGCTACCGTCCTCCTCGTAGGGCTCTCCGGTGTTCCACCAGCCCGACTCCGAGTCGATCTCGTAGAAGGTGCCGTTCATCTTGGAATCGAAGGTCACCGAGTCGAAGATGTAGAACTCGGCCTCGGCGCCGAAGTAGCAGGTGTCGGCGATGCCGGTGCTGGCCAGGTACTGCTCGGCCTTGCGGGCGACATTGCGAGGGTCACGCGAGTAGGCCTCGCGGGTGAACGGGTCGTGCACGAAGAAGTTGATGTTCAGCGTCTTGGCGGCGCGGAAAGGGTCGACGCGCGCGGTCGAGATGTCGGGGAGCAGGAGCATGTCCGATTCGTGGATCGACTGGAAACCACGGACCGAGGAACCGTCGAACGCCAGGCCGTCGTCGAAAACGCTCTGATCGAAGGCCGAAGCCGGGATCGAGAAGTGCTGCACGACGCCCGGCAGGTCACAGAACCTGACGTCCACGTACTCGACCTTCTCGTCGGCAATGAACTTGAATACCTCGTCGGGGCTACTGAACGCCATGCTTCTCCTTGTTTTCCCTCTTGTGCCACGGATAATGACCGCGCGATGCGAACCTATGGAGCCGGTGTTGCCCGCCGGTCAACCATATGTTGCGCGGATGTTACGCGTAACCACGGATCGGTTGGCATTTACGCTGTGAGTATGGCGCGAGACCTGGGTTCATGGTTGTCGGGGCCCGGCTCGGTGGAGGGCGCGGGCAACTCTCGGTATCCGGGGGAGCGGCTTGGTCTGCCCGAAAGCGGCCCCGGGTCGGCGGCGCCGCTCTCACGACGGCTGCTGGCGCTGCTGATCGACTGGTTGATCGCCGGTGGTCTGGCATTGCTCTTTGTCAAGGGAAACCTGTTGTCGCCCAGCCTTTCCTCGGCGCAACTGCTCACCTGGCTGGGTATCGGCGTGCTGGCGGTGCGGCTGTGGAGATTCACTCCTGGGCAGTACATGGCGGGTTTGCAGGTGGCGCCCGCCGACGGAACCGACTCTATCGGCATCGGCCGGGCGTTCATCCGGAATCTGTTGATCGCCCTGATCGTGCCGCCACTGATCACCGACATTGATGGCCGCGGTCTCCATGACCGGGTGACCCGCACTGTCGTGATTCGTGTGCGATGAGCGCTTGCGCGAAGAGCGTGGGCAGCGCTAGATGATCCTGCTCGCCGTCTGCCTGGCGGTGTTCATGTTGCTGCTCGACATGACGATCGTGTCGAGCGCGCTCGCCGACCTGCAGGCATCGTTGGGGGCCGACCTCTCGGACCTGCAATGGGTTATCGACGCCTACGCCCTGCCGATGGCCGGGCTGCTGCTCACTGCCGCCACCCTCGGCGACCGGCTGGGCCGTCGTCGCCTCTACCTGTTGGGCATGGCCCTCTTCACGACGGCGTCGCTGGTCTGTGCGCTATCGGGCAGTGCGGCCATGCTGATCGGGGTGCGCGCGGTGCAGGGGACAGGGGGTGCCATCCTGCTCGCGGTATCGCTGCCGATCATCGCCGCCGCGTATCCGCAGGAGCGCCGCGGTGGCCCCATCGCGATCTACGGCGCTGTCATGGGCGCGGGCAGCGCCGCGGGTCCGCTATTGGGCGGATTCCTTGTCACCCACTTCGGGTGGCAGTCGATCTTCCTGGTGAACCTGCCGGTGGGTGTGATCGCGTTGATCATCGCGGCCCGCCACCTGCCCGAGACACGTGCCGAGCAGACGCGCCCGGTGGACTGGGTGGGCACGATGCTGCTCACCTGCGGACTGTTGACCGGTGTATTCGCGGTGATCTCCCTGCACGGCGGGGGAATCGGCGCCCGTGCCTGCGCGGCCCTCGCACTCTGCGCCGTGGTGGCCCTGGCGTTGTTCCTCTGGTGGGAAGGGCGCACGCCGGCTCCCATGTTGAGCCTGCGGCTGGTCACCTCACCGGGATTCGCCGGAGTGTGGGTGGCCGCCGCGGCGGCCTCGGGCACGCTCATCGGTGCCACCAACTATCTGGCGTTGTATTTCATGAACACCCTGGGTTACAACGCCTTTGAGACCGGGCTACGTGCCGGGCCGCTGACACTGGCCACCATCGCGGGGGCGCCGTTGGGGATTCTCGTGGGCAAGCGGCTCCCCAGCGTGGTGACCATTCCCGGGGGTGTGGCGCTGGTCGCCGTCGGGTTGTGGGCCGCGACCGGGGCCCATGCGGGTACGGTCTGGACCCACTTCATTTTTGGTTCCGCGCTGGCCGGGCTGGGGTTGGGCGCGCTCTCGGCGGTGACATCCGATGCCGCCCTGCAGTTCGTGCCGCTCGACGACGCCGGAATGGCCACGGGATCGGTAAGTACCGGCCGTCAGATCGGCATTCTGCTGGGCGTCGCGGGCATGGGTGTGGCATTCGGTCTGGCCGCCGCGGGCCAGTCCGGACCCCGTGCCGCCGGTGCCGCCGCCATCAACAGCGTGTTGGCATGGGGAGCCCTCGCCGCGGCCTGCGCGGCGTTCGTTTCGCTGATTCTGCTCAGTGTGGCTACGATAAGTCGCTCGCACGATCCGGCCACCGGAGAGTCGCTAGCTATCTAGCCATCGGTGAAGAGCGCCTGCCAGTACGGATGCCCACAGGGATTTGTGCATTGCGGTCGTGCTCCGTAGACAGAGGGAGTAGCTTTCGATCATGGAGAGCGCGGCGGTTCTCATCGCGGCGCCCGGTGTCGGTTCCGATCGGGGGACGGACGCGAACCCGCGGCCGCGGTACAGCATTGTGTTGTCGTCGGATCCGGCTGAAATTGAAGCCGCGCAACGACTTCGATACCAGGCATTTGCCGATGAAATGGGTGCGCCGCTGCCACATGCCGTGCGCGGCCCGCTTACCGGCGAGATGATTGATCTGGACAAGTTGGATCCTTTCTGCGATCACCTATTGGCTCGCGACGAGGACACCGGCGCCATCATCGGCTGTTGCCGGCTGCTGCCACCGCAGGGATACCAGGCTGCGGGGGAGACCTTCACCGATTCGATGTTCGACGCCACGGCGTTGGACCCGTTGCGGCCCAAATTAGTTGAGATCGGCCGGGTTACCGTTGCGCCCGAACATCGCAACGGCGCGGTCATGGGAATCCTGTGGGCCGGGATCTTCCGGTATCAGCAGATGACCGAACACCAGTACGCGATCGGCTGCCTGTCGGTCCGCATGGAGGACGGCGGTCCACGCGGATCGCTGGTGCGCTCGGTGCACGACTTCGCGCAACGATTCGCCGCCCCCGAGGAGTATCGGGTCATACCGCGCCAGCCCGTCGTGGTCGATGGTGTGCCGCTGGAAGACATACCGCCCCAGGAGAAGGCGAAGATTCCTCCGCTGCTGCATGGATGTCTGCGCATCGGCGGACGTATCTGCGGGCCCCCGTCCTTCGACCCGGAGTTCGATATGGCGGACTTCCTGGTGTTGGTTACCAAAGATACTGCGCGTCAACGCTATCTGGAGCGTCTGGAGCGGTCCCTTGCTCTCGGATAGTCACGCGTCTCATGATGTGCTCGGTATCGGGTTCGGGCCGTCGAACCTTGCCCTGGCGATAGCGCTGTCCGAGCACCCGCACCGGCTTTCCGCCCAGTTCGTGGACGCACAGTCGCGGTTCGGGTGGCATCGGGGCATGCTCATTCCCGGGGCGCGGATGCAGGTCTCCTTCCTCAAAGATCTGGTGACCCTGCGGAACCCCAAGAGCCACTACACCTTTGTCAACTACCTGACCGAACGTGGACGGCTGCCGGACTTCATCAATCAACAGAGCTTCTTTCCGACCCGGCAGGAGTTCCACGATTACCTGGATTGGGCGCAAGAGGCCCTTGAGCCCGACGTCAGCTACTCGTCGAGAATGACCGGAATCGAGGCCACCTCCGACGGGTTCGAGGTGCGGCTGCAGGACACGATGGGCTCGCGGCCGGATCGCCTGATGCGTGCGCGTGCCCTCGTGTTGGGCTGTGGCACGTTCCCTGCGATGCCTTCCGGTATCAATCCAACTGCCCGGCAATGGCATAGCAGCCAGCTGCTACACAGGCTCGAGGCTTTGGATGTCCCGCCCGCCCGCGTCGCGGTGGTGGGTGCCGGTCAGAGTGCGGCCGAGGCGGTGGCGTATCTGCACAGTCAGTATCCCGGCGCGCAGGTGCACGCGATTTTCGCGCGGTATGGCTATAGCCCGGCCGACGACAGCCCCTATGCCAACCGGATCTTCGATCCGGCGGCGGTCGATGACTTCTATGGAGCGCCCGCCGAAGTCCGGCGGCAGCTGGTCGACTACCACCGCGACACCAACTATGCGGCAGTAGATTCCCCACTGATCGCCGACCTCTACGACCGCGAGTACCGGGAACGGGTCAGTGGCGAGCGGCGTCTCTGGATGCACAACGCTTCCCGGATCGCGGCCGTCGACGAGACACCCGATCGGGTGCGCCTGGCCATCACCCATCTGCCGACGTCGTCGACCGAATTGCTGGACTGCGACGCGGTGGTCTACGCCACCGGGTACCGGCCGTTGGACGTACGGGCTTTTCTCGGCGCACTGGCCTCGTGTTACGAGTTCGACGAAGAGGGGAGGCCGGTGGTCGAACGTGACTACCGGCTACGGCCGCGCGCGGATGCTCCGGGAGAGATCTATCTCAACGGATCCGTCGAGCACAGTCACGGACTGTCGTCCTCACTGCTGTCGAATGTCGCCGTGCGGGCGGGCGAGATCGTGGATTCGCTTGTCGCCGAGGCGGAGACCCGCGAAGCGGTGGCGTCCTTCAAGACCGGGTAGACGAACCGCTCGATCATCTCCGATTCCTGAGCGGGGTCGCTTGTCGGCCAGAACAGGAGTGCCATCACCACCCGCGAGATCCACTGCGCGGCGGTCTCATCGGCAAGCCCGGTGAATGCGGACGCCGAACGCGGGATTTCGGACGATGCGTTCAGATAGGACCCGAGCGAGGTGGGCGACATGGTCGCGATCATCGTGCTGATGACGGGGTCGTGGCGGATGGCGGTCAGCGAGGCGGTGATGGCGACGACGGCGCGCCGCCGGGCATCTGCCGATTGGACCGCTCGCTGAATGTCCGCGGTGACTTTTGCGATGTTGCGGGCCAGGACGGCGTCGACAATCGCGGTCTTGCCCCCGACATGGCGGTACACCGTCGCGCGGGAACACCCCGCCTCCCGGGCCACCGCGTCAAGGTTCAATCGGTCCAATCCGTGGCGCGCGATCTGCTTGGCCGCGACCGACACGATGCGGTCGGCGGCGATCGTGTGCCGATCGGACCCATGTAGCCAATCTGCGTACGGTGACATCGTCGGTCAAATCTATCGCAGGTTGAGACAAATAGTGCTGAAATTCTCAGAGTTCCCGCAGGTGGCGGGCCTGCCCTGAGACGGCGAGCATCAGGGCCTTGACCTGGCTTTTCTCATTTTTCGGAATGCCTTGACGTGCGGTTTTAAGGTCTGTCAGCCTCGTTGGCGATGAACACCGATGAATTGTTCGACCCGCAGGTCCTGGAGGATCCGTACCCGTTCTATCGGCGGTTACGTGAGACGGCGCCGGTGTGGCCGGTGGGCGACTCCGGCTTCTACTTCGTCTCACGCTGGGATCTGGTGGTGGAGGCCACCGAGCGTGCCGAAGATTTCTCGTCCAATCTCACGGCCGCGCTGATGAAATCGGCGGAGGGCCTGGCCGTCGCGCCGATGGGGCCGCCGGCCGACCCAACCCACGTGCTGGCCACCGGCGATGATCCGCTCCATCACGCCCACCGCAGACTGGTGCTGCCGACATTGGTCGCCAGGCGCATCACGGCTCTGGAACCCGTTATGGCGCAGACCGGTTCGTGCCTGTGGGAGCGGGGCGTCAACGGCGACGGCATCGACTGGATGGCTGCCATGGGCGATGCGCTGCCGATGACGATGGTGGCCCGGCTGATCGGGCTACCCGCCGGCGACGTGCCGCAGCTGGTGCAGTGGGGCTACTCCAGCACCGAGATGCTCGGCGGGCTCAATACCCCGCAGCGGCAGGCCCAGGTGGTCACGGACACCATGCACCTGGTGCTGTACCTGCGTGAACACCTGGAGGAGGAGCTGGCCGCACCGGGTGACGATTTGCTCGGATACCTGGCGCAGGCGTGCAATCGGGGAGATATCTCCCTGGATATCGGGGTGATGATCCTGGTGCAACTGGTCGGTGCGGGCGGCGAGTCGACCGCCGGCCTGATGGGCAACGCCGTACGCATCCTGGGCGAGAACCCGCGACTGCAGCAACGCATCCGCGAAAACCGCGCACTGCTGCCGACGTTTCTGGAAGAAGCACTGCGGCTGGAGTCGCCATTTCGCGGACATCACCGCCATGTGTTGACGGACACCACACTCGGCGGGGTGCAGCTGCCCGCGGGCAGCCACCTCACGCTGCTGTGGGGCGCGGCCAATCGTGACCCGGCGATCTTCGAGGACCCCGATGTGCTGCGCCTCGACCGGCCCAGCCCCCGCGGTCACATCACCTTTGGTAAGGGGCTGCACTTCTGTGTGGGCGCGGCACTCGCGCGCCTGGAGGCACGCACCGCGATCAATCTGCTGTTGGACCGCACGCGCGAGTTCGCCATCAAACCCGATGGTGCGCATTGGGTTCCGAGCATCATGGTGCGCCGGCACCAGAAATTGGAGCTGGAGGTCAGCGCCGCCTGATGGTGCGCTGCATGCCGCCGCGCATCTTCGCCTGGCCGGGCAGCGGGCCCTTCGGCATGGCGGCGGCACGCGAACCCAGCGCCGCCAGCCGCGACTCCAGTGAGTCCATCTGCTTGGCGGTGATGTTGGCGGGAAGCTTGGTGAGGTGGCGCTCCAGCTTGGACAGCGGCACCTGACCATCCTCGTTGCCGACGATGACGTCATAGATCGGCGTATCCCCGACCAGGCGTGCGGTGCGCTTCTTCTCCTGGGCAAGCAATGGGCCGAGTCGGCCGGGGGCGCCCTCGGCGACGAAGATGATGCCCGGACGGCCGATCACACGGTGTACAACGTCCAGTTGCGTGGTGCCGGCCACGGCGGTGGTGACGCGCCACCGTCCGCGCATATTGTCCAGCGCCCAGCCGGCGGCACCCTTCTGGCCTTCGGCCTTGGTGAACACCGACTTTTGCACGCGACGGCCGAAGATGATGAACGCCACCAAGACGCCGAGCACCACACCCAGGATCGGGAACAGGAACGTGCTGATGCCCCCCGAGAAGTATCCGGCGACCGCGAACGCGGCCACGATCACCACGATGGCGCCGATCATGTACGGCAGCAGGCGCTTGTCTTCCTTGCGCTGAATCTGGAAGGCCTGCCACATCTGGGCGCGGCGCGCCTTCGATTCGGCCTTACGGCGCGCCTTTGCCTCGGCCTTGGCGGCCTTGGCCTCGGCGGGACTCAGTGATTTAGCCATGGCTAGAGAATATCGCCCGCCCGCGACGCGCTTCTCATCCGATGAGGTTGATGGCCTCTTGCCGCGCCGAACCCGCCGTCGCCAGGTGTTCCAGTGCGGCAGGCAGCGGACGCCCATGATGAGCCATCGCCTGTGCGTACAGTCGTCCGGCCCGGTAGGAGGAGCGCACCAGCGGGCCGGCCATCACACCGGCGAAGCCCAGCCCCTCCGCGAATTCCGAAAGCTCCACGAATTCCTGCGGTTTGACCCACCGGTCAACCGGGTGGTGGCGTGGCGAGGGCCGCAGATACTGGGTGATGGTGATGATGTCGCAGCCCGCTTCGTGCAGGGCGACCAGCGCTTCACGAATCTCGTCATTGGTTTCGCCCATACCGAGAATCAGATTGCTCTTGGTCACCAGCTGCGCCTCGCGCGCGGCGGTGATCACCGACAGGCTTCGCTCATAGCTGAACGCGGGCCGGATGCGGCGGAACACCCGTGGCACCGTCTCCAGGTTGTGCGCCAGCACCTCCGGACGGGACGCGAATACCTCGTCCAGCTGCGCGGGAATGGCGTTGAAGTCGGGGATGAGCAACTCCACCCCCGTGGCCGGATTGAGGTCCTTGATGTATCGCACCGTTTCGGCGTACAGCCAGGCACCGCCGTCGGGCAGGTCGTCGCGGGCCACTCCGGTAACCGTCGAGTACCGCAGGCCCATGGTGTGGACGCTCTCGGCCACACGTCGTGGTTCGTCGCGGTCCAGGTCGGCGGGCTTACCAGTGTCGATCTGGCAGAAATCGCAGCGGCGTGTGCATTGCTCACCGCCGATGAGGAAGGTGGCCTCACGGTCCTCCCAGCACTCAAAGATGTTGGGGCATCCGGCTTCCTCGCACACGGTGTGCAGTCCGCCGGAGCGCACCAACGACTTGAGTTCTTTGTATTCGGGGCCCATCTTCGCGCGGGTGCGAATCCAGTCCGGCTTGCGCTCGATCGGGGTTTGGGCGTTGCGGACTTCCAGCCGCAGTAGCTTGCGGGGTTCTGTCATGCCGTCGCTCCGACGGGAAGCCGGCCTTCGAGCGCGTCCAAAACCGAGGAAACAACCTGGTCGTGCACCTCATCGACGGTGACGTCGCGGCCCAGCTCGGCGGACAGGGTCGTCACTCCGGCATCGGTGATGCCACACGCCACGATGGGCAGGTAGGCATCGAGACTGTTATTGCAGTTCAGCGAGAACCCGTGCATGGTGACGCCGCGCTGCACGCGTACGCCGATCGCGGCGATCTTGCGTTCCGGCTTGCCGCCGCCCGCGGCCAGCCACACACCCGAGCGGCCCTCGACACGCTTGGTCTGCACGCCCAGTTGCGCGCAGACCGCGATGATCGATTCCTCAACGCGGCGAACATAGTTCACCACGTCGATGGGCTCGGCGAGCTGCACTATCGGGTAGCCGACCAGCTGGCCGGGTCCGTGCCACGTGATCTTGCCGCCACGGTCGGTGTCGATGACGGGCGCGCCGTTGATGGGCCGCTCCTGCGGTTCGGTACGCCGCCCCGCGGTGTAGACGGCGGGGTGCTGCAAGGTCAGCAGGGTGTCGGGTCCGCCGGCGACCCGTGCTTCGACGATGTCACGCTGCAGCTCCCATGCCATCTCGTAGTCGATCACGCCCAGATCCCGTACCTCGACGGGGGCTGCGCTGGACCGGATGGATCCATGGGAGCGGTGCACGGGTTCCATTATCTCACTTCATCGGTCGACTGTTGTTGGCGTAGGCCAGCGCCTCGCCGATGGTGTGGTGCTCGAATTCGAATCCGTGCTGTTCCAACACGGCGGGGATGACACGCATGCTGCTGGTCAGTTCGGCGTCGGCGAACTCTCCGAAGATGAGGCTCAGCGCGAACTGGGGGGCCACCAGCAGGGTGGGTCGATGCAGGACGCGGCCGAGGGCCGCGGTGAATTCTGCGTTCGTCACCGGCGCGGGTCCGGTCAGGTTGACCGGACCCGACACGGCCGGTTCGGCGAGCGCGAACTCGAGGGCACGAATGTGGTCCTCGAGGCTTATCCAGGGCATGTACCAGCGTCCGTTGCCCAGCCGCGCCCCCAGGCCGAGGGAGAACAGCGGCCGGGACCGGCCGAAGAGCCCACCGGCGGGAGACAGCACCAGCCCCGTGCGGACGATCACCACCCGGGCGCCTGCCTGCGCGGCCTCGGCGGTTGCGGCCTCCCAGTCGAGACACACCCGTGCCAGGAAACTGGTGCCGCTGGAGGCGGTTTCGTCGATGATGCGGTCACCGCTGTCGCCGTAGTAGCCCACCGCCGAGGCGTTGATCAGGACCGGCACCCCGGCCTCGGCGACGGCCCGTGCCAGTACCTCGGTCGGGATGACGCGGCTGTCGTAGATCTCCTGCTTGTAGGCGCCCGACCACCGTTTGTCGCCGACACCGACCCCGCACATGTTGACGACGGCGTCGGCGCCGTCGAGGCCGCCGGGCTCGATCTGGCCGCTTGCTGGATCCCAGCGCCGCTCGTCGGGGCCCATCGGGTCGCGGCGAACCAGGCGGACCACGGTGTGGTTCGCGGAACGCAGCGACGCGACAAGTGCCGACCCGATCACCCCCGACGATCCGGCGATGACGATCCGCTTGTGCTGGGATTCAGCGCCCATAGGCCTACAGACCCAGGTCCGCCTCGAAAGCCCCCTCTTCCAGACGGTGTTTGATGGTCGTCAGGAACCGCCCCGCGTCGGCTCCGTCGATCAGGCGGTGATCGTAGGTCAGCGGCAAGTAGCACACCGACCGGATACCGATCGACTCGTTACCGGCGTCATCACGAATAACCCTGGGACGCTTCACGATCGCGCCGGTGCCGAGCATGGCGGCCTGCGGCGGCACCAGAATCGGCGTGTCGAACAAGGCGCCCTGGCTGCCGATGTTGGTGATGGTGAAGGTGCCACCGGCCAGCTCGTCGGGCTTGAGGTTCCCGGAACGGGCCCGTGCCGCGATATCGGCGATCGCGCGCGCCAGACCGGCCAGCGACAGGTCACCGGCGTTGTGGATCACCGGGGAGAGCAGGCCTTGGTCGGTGTCGACCGCGATGCCCAGGTGCTCGGCGTCGAAGTAGGTGATCTCCTTGGATTCCTCGTTGTAGCTCGCGTTGACGTTCGGGTGCGTCTTGAGTGCCTCCACCGCGGCCTTGGCGAAGAACGGCAGGAACGTCAGGTTCACACCCTCGCGCTCGGCGAACGCGGCCTTGGCCCGGGCGCGCAGGGCCGCGATCTTGGTGACGTCGACCTCGTGGGTCTGGGTCAGCTGGGCGGTCTCCTGCAGTGACTCGCGCGTCTTCTTGGCAGTGATCTGACGAATCCGGTTGGCCTTCTGCGTGGTTCCGCGCAGGTGCGCCAGGGACGGTGCTACGGCCGCAGGCGCGGACGCGGCGGGAGCCGCGGGAGCGGGAGCCGCGGCCGGAGCCTTGGCGGCCTCCGCGGCGGCCAGCACATCCTGCTTGCGGATGCGTCCGCCCACCCCGCTGCCGGACAGCGCGGAAAGGTCCACGTTGTTTTCGGCGGCGAGCTTGCGCACGAGCGGGGTCACGTACGGGTTGTCGCCGGCGGCACCGTTCGCTGCCGGGGCCGTCGATGCGGGAGCCGGGGCCGCCGGTGCGGGGGCTGGGGCTGGGGGAGCAGGCGGTG
It includes:
- the sucB gene encoding 2-oxoglutarate dehydrogenase, E2 component, dihydrolipoamide succinyltransferase gives rise to the protein MAFSVQMPALGESVTEGTVTRWLKQEGDTVEVDEPLLEVSTDKVDTEIPAPTSGVLTKIVAREDDTVEIGGELGVISEAGEAAPAAPAPAPAPAAAPAPEPTPAPAPEATATAAPEPAAEPPAAAAPAGSGTSVKMPELGESVTEGTVTRWLKKVGDEVGVDEPLVEVSTDKVDTEIPSPVAGVLLSISANEDDTVAVGGELAVVGAADAAPAAPAAPAAPAPEPAAAPAAAAAPPAPPAPAPAPAAPAPASTAPAANGAAGDNPYVTPLVRKLAAENNVDLSALSGSGVGGRIRKQDVLAAAEAAKAPAAAPAPAAPAASAPAAVAPSLAHLRGTTQKANRIRQITAKKTRESLQETAQLTQTHEVDVTKIAALRARAKAAFAEREGVNLTFLPFFAKAAVEALKTHPNVNASYNEESKEITYFDAEHLGIAVDTDQGLLSPVIHNAGDLSLAGLARAIADIAARARSGNLKPDELAGGTFTITNIGSQGALFDTPILVPPQAAMLGTGAIVKRPRVIRDDAGNESIGIRSVCYLPLTYDHRLIDGADAGRFLTTIKHRLEEGAFEADLGL